A window of Solanum stenotomum isolate F172 chromosome 3, ASM1918654v1, whole genome shotgun sequence contains these coding sequences:
- the LOC125860513 gene encoding berberine bridge enzyme-like 22 gives MGQLYYEIAKTGENLAFPGGLYPSVGSGGIISGGGIGTLMRKFGLAADNVLDARVMNVNGEILDRESMGKDLFWAIRGGGGSSFCVILAWKVKLVRVPSKLTVFTVRRKLHGETINLLQRWQNVSHKLSRDLFMRVLIQNMGIGSKRIVQVSFQGLFLGRVSELLPMLNQTFPEFELVTNDCFQEPVVNCAIGLPCIKKECFEVPWIRTTLYFASKRINDSIEFMVNKTMPKRKNYYKATSDFVKSPLPKEVWGMIRTMFRDEERPMMIFDPLGGRMDEISKFDIPFPYRKGNLFNIQYMVNWYDNSENISNNKIKWLRELYEKMKPFVSHFPRNGYLNYRDLDFGKNDGEYRYSNSRVWGEKYLMVILRG, from the coding sequence ATGGGGCAACTTTACTATGAAATCGCGAAAACAGGCGAAAATCTTGCATTTCCAGGGGGATTGTACCCTAGTGTTGGGAGTGGTGGGATAATAAGTGGTGGTGGAATTGGTACTTTGATGAGGAAATTCGGCCTAGCGGCTGATAATGTCCTCGATGCACGTGTAATGAACGTAAATGGAGAAATTCTTGATAGAGAATCGATGGGAAAAGACTTGTTTTGGGCTATAAGAGGAGGTGGAGGATCGagtttttgtgttattttagCTTGGAAAGTTAAACTAGTACGCGTACCATCAAAGCTTACTGTTTTCACAGTACGTCGAAAATTACATGGAGAGACTATAAATTTACTCCAGAGATGgcaaaatgtgtcacataaattatcTCGGGATTTGTTCATGAGAGTTTTGATTCAAAATATGGGAATTGGAAGTAAAAGAATAGTACAAGTGTCATTTCAAGGGTTGTTTCTTGGTAGAGTGAGTGAGTTACTCCCAATGTTGAACCAAACTTTCCCCGAATTCGAGTTAGTTACAAATGATTGTTTTCAAGAACCAGTAGTGAATTGCGCGATAGGATTGCCATGTATAAAGAAAGAATGCTTTGAAGTCCCCTGGATTCGTACAACGTTGTATTTTGCATCCAAGAGAATAAACGATTCGATTGAATTTATGGTGAACAAGACCATGCCAAAAAGAAAGAATTACTATAAGGCAACGTCCGATTTTGTGAAAAGTCCATTGCCAAAAGAGGTATGGGGGATGATTAGAACTATGTTTCGCGATGAAGAAAGGCCTATGATGATATTTGATCCATTAGGTGGAAGAATGGATGAAATTTCGAAATTCGATATTCCATTTCCTTATAGAAAGGGAAATTTGTTCAACATTCAATACATGGTGAATTGGTATGATAATAGTGAAAATATATCTAACAACAAGATTAAATGGCTAAGGGAACTTTATGAGAAAATGAAGCCATTTGTGTCACATTTCCCAAGAAACGGTTATCTCAATTATAGGGATCTTGATTTTGGGAAAAATGATGGTGAATATAGATATTCAAATTCTAGAGTTTGgggtgaaaaatatttgatgGTAATTTTGAGAGGTTAG
- the LOC125860522 gene encoding universal stress protein PHOS32-like isoform X2: MASPKKPPTESDRPPTAIMHQPASPRFPPGTPTSGANRKIAIAVDLSDESAYAVKWAVENYLRPGDAVILLHVRPTSVLYGADWGAIDVSIDTTDEKSKQKLEEDFDNFTSTKSNDLAQPLVDANIPFKIRIVKDHDMKERLCLEIERLGLSAVIMGSRGFGASRRSTEGRLGSVSDYCVRHCVCPVIVVRYPDDKDGVPDDDDSLGNDGSAKKVAKANEVLHPVPEEDSLYHDASDKATDTEKAS, from the exons ATGGCATCACCGAAGAAGCCACCAACAGAATCCGACCGACCACCGACAGCCATCATGCACCAACCGGCTTCCCCTCGCTTCCCGCCGGGAACACCTACATCCGGTGCTAATCGGAAGATCGCAATCGCCGTCGATCTCAGTGACGAAAGCGCTTACGCCGTGAAATGGGCAGTAGAGAATTACCTCCGTCCAGGTGACGCCGTCATTCTCCTCCACGTACGCCCTACATCCGTCCTCTACGGAGCTGATTGGGGCGCTATAGACGTCTCTATTGACACAACGGATGAGAAATCGAAGCAGAAACTGGAAGAAGATTTCGACAACTTTACAAGTACGAAATCTAATGACTTAGCGCAGCCGCTTGTTGATGCCAACATTCCGTTCAAGATTCGTATTGTGAAGGATCATGATATGAAGGAGAGGCTATGTTTGGAAATTGAGAGGTTGGGGTTGAGTGCTGTGATCATGGGTAGTCGAGGGTTTGGGGCATCGAGGCGAAGCACAGAAGGAAGGCTTGGGAGTGTCAGTGATTATTGTGTGCGTCATTGTGTTTGCCCTGTTATTGTGGTGAGATATCCTGATGATAAAGATGGTGTTCCTGATGATGATGATAGTTTGGGTAATGATGGCTCAGCTAAAAAAGTAGCAAAGGCGAATGAGGTGCTTCATCCGGTGCCTGAGGAGGATTCCCTTTATCACGATGCATCGGATAAAGCCACAG ATACGGAGAAGGCTTCTTGA
- the LOC125860522 gene encoding universal stress protein PHOS32-like isoform X1, whose protein sequence is MASPKKPPTESDRPPTAIMHQPASPRFPPGTPTSGANRKIAIAVDLSDESAYAVKWAVENYLRPGDAVILLHVRPTSVLYGADWGAIDVSIDTTDEKSKQKLEEDFDNFTSTKSNDLAQPLVDANIPFKIRIVKDHDMKERLCLEIERLGLSAVIMGSRGFGASRRSTEGRLGSVSDYCVRHCVCPVIVVRYPDDKDGVPDDDDSLGNDGSAKKVAKANEVLHPVPEEDSLYHDASDKATAYHHDSQHLYGMAYVAKV, encoded by the exons ATGGCATCACCGAAGAAGCCACCAACAGAATCCGACCGACCACCGACAGCCATCATGCACCAACCGGCTTCCCCTCGCTTCCCGCCGGGAACACCTACATCCGGTGCTAATCGGAAGATCGCAATCGCCGTCGATCTCAGTGACGAAAGCGCTTACGCCGTGAAATGGGCAGTAGAGAATTACCTCCGTCCAGGTGACGCCGTCATTCTCCTCCACGTACGCCCTACATCCGTCCTCTACGGAGCTGATTGGGGCGCTATAGACGTCTCTATTGACACAACGGATGAGAAATCGAAGCAGAAACTGGAAGAAGATTTCGACAACTTTACAAGTACGAAATCTAATGACTTAGCGCAGCCGCTTGTTGATGCCAACATTCCGTTCAAGATTCGTATTGTGAAGGATCATGATATGAAGGAGAGGCTATGTTTGGAAATTGAGAGGTTGGGGTTGAGTGCTGTGATCATGGGTAGTCGAGGGTTTGGGGCATCGAGGCGAAGCACAGAAGGAAGGCTTGGGAGTGTCAGTGATTATTGTGTGCGTCATTGTGTTTGCCCTGTTATTGTGGTGAGATATCCTGATGATAAAGATGGTGTTCCTGATGATGATGATAGTTTGGGTAATGATGGCTCAGCTAAAAAAGTAGCAAAGGCGAATGAGGTGCTTCATCCGGTGCCTGAGGAGGATTCCCTTTATCACGATGCATCGGATAAAGCCACAG CATACCACCATGACTCTCAGCATTTATATGGTATGGCATATGTTGCAAAAGTGTAG
- the LOC125860521 gene encoding putative cyclin-D6-1, which translates to MKFDLENPLTAFDGHDDNDAVSALFAAESDHTPFFKSTDVHSSIRNHCFTLISQAQFSYDIDRFTAYLAVNYIDRFLSKQVILENKPWIVRILVTASLSLAAKMRNINNLSISNNSSMDQSEQRNDEGLIFNLQSVHRMENLILTTLNWRLRSITPFALLQFFNSLFELSNDQSLSQSLEDRASDIIFSSHYEIKLLEYKPSILAASAFLCAAHELIPQQVPFFLVAINSKCGHIYKEEVLNCWSVMREITVDEVVSFSSLTLNSVLDQECTSENADRNNSKKRRLNNFRNNQTFYISLSQVQHY; encoded by the exons ATGAAGTTCGATCTCGAGAATCCATTAACGGCCTTCGATGGACACGACGACAACGACGCCGTTTCAGCTCTCTTCGCCGCTGAGTCCGATCACACGCCGTTCTTCAAATCTACCGACGTGCACTCTTCCATTCGCAATCACTGCTTCACTCTCATTTCTCAA GCGCAGTTTTCGTATGATATTGATCGATTTACTGCATATCTAGCTGTTAATTACATCGATCGGTTCCTATCCAAGCAAGTTATTCTG GAGAATAAACCATGGATTGTACGGATTCTCGTAACTGCCAGCCTCTCACTTGCTGCGAAGATGAGGAACATCAACAACTTATCGATATCCAATAATTCATCCATGGATCAATCTGAACAGAGAAACGATGAAGGCTTAATTTTCAATTTGCAGTCAGTTCATCGAATGGAGAATTTGATTCTCACAACGCTCAATTGGCGGTTACGTTCCATCACGCCTTTTGCGCTTCTGCAATTTTTCAACTCGTTGTTTGAACTCAGTAACGACCAGTCACTGAGTCAATCTCTCGAAGATCGAGCTTCAGATATCATCTTCAGCTCTCATTACG AAATTAAGCTTCTTGAGTACAAACCATCAATATTAGCGGCATCGGCGTTTCTGTGTGCAGCTCACGAGTTGATTCCGCAACAAGTTCCATTTTTCTTAGTTGCAATTAACTCTAAATGCGGACACATTTATAAA GAGGAAGTTTTGAATTGTTGGAGTGTAATGCGGGAAATTACTGTCGATGAAGTTGTTTCTTTTAGCTCGTTGACACTAAACAGTGTGCTTGACCAAGAATGTACAAGTGAGAATGCAGATAGGAACAATAGCAAAAAGCGAAGATTGAACAATTTTCGGAATAATCAAACGTTTTATATCTCTCTCTCTCAGGTTCAACACTACTAA